From Bradyrhizobium sp. AZCC 1610:
CTGAACACCACCACGGGACGGCCGGGACCAGCGAACGCGAGGCCAAGCCGGCAGCACTCGCAGGTGTTGTCGCTCGCCAGCCGCGCCTCGGCATAAACAGCGCCGCCATCCTTCGATGACGCGAAGAACAGCGCTGCCCCCTCATACTTCTTGCCGCTCTGCTGCGCAGGCACGCGGTTGCGCTTGTCGATCCAGGCTGCAAACGCAGAACCGTCCGCATCGAGGCCGAGCGCCACAAAGCGCTGGCTCTCGTTACTCGCCGTGATCGGCCGCAACTCCGCAAAGCTTTGGCCGCCATCGGTCGATCGGGTGGTGAGCACCTGGCCGTTGAACGCCTTGTCCCTGAAGGTCGAAAACGCCAGTGCGATGCCGCCGTTTTTCTCGACGACGATCTGGGGACGCGCATCCGGCCCCCAATCGAGGTTGAGCTTTTCCCTGGTCACCTGAACCGGCGTCGAAAAGCTGCGCCCCTGATCCTTCGAATTCGCCACCGATATCCGGCCTCCTGCCATCCAGGCGAGCCACAGCGTTCCATCCGGCGCGAAGGCCGGCGTCACCTTCGACGCGCAACGCAAGACGGCCTCCTCGCACGCCGCTTCCGAGGTATGCTGATGATGGCTCATTTGCGCTTGCGCTGCGGTCTGGCAAAGCGAGAGGGCGAGCGTCGCGAGCAGGCTCATTCGCAGCATGGCTTTATTCCTCCTGCGTTGTTGTCCGGTCATTTGAACGCCAGCTTCATTCCGGCAAAGAACGCGCGCGGGGAACCCGCGTAGATCGTACCGGTCGTGCTGAGGCCTTGGAGGCCGCCGGCCGAGACCGAATTGCCGAGATTGTTGGCGGAGGCAATATAGGTCCGGTCGAACACGTTCCTGACTTCGAAGTAAAGATTCAACGACTTGAAATAGTCGGACATGAGATCCGTCTTGTAGTGAACGTTGAGATTGACCAGTTCGTAACCGGGCGCCTTCTGCAAATTGGCGTTGTCCATGTAGAACGAGTCCTTCCACTGCACCTCGACAAACGCCCCGAGGCCGGCAAGCGGCCCCCACATCTGTTCATAGCCGAGCCGCGCCGTCAGTTCGTGCGGCGAAATGCCGGGAATCTTGTTGCCCGCACGGTTGAAGCTGAAGACCGTCCCGCTTGCGCCCTGGCTTCTGAGGTCTTCCGCATATTCGGTGTAGTACTGATCGAGATAGGTATAGGCCGCGGTGAATCGCCAGCCGGGATAGAACTTCCAGTCGGCGGCTAGCTCCACCCCGCGATGCTCGGATCGCGGCGCGTTGAATGTATAAGTGACGCCTTGCTTCGGGGTCGCCTGCGTGACCAACTCGTTCTGAAAGAATTCATAGAAACCGGTCGCGCTGAATTTGAGCGCGTTGTTTGGAGTCCAATCGAAGCCAAGGTCATAACCGAGGTTCTTTTGCGTCTGGAGTTGCGTGTTATTGCCCGGTGTGCCGTCCGAAAGGACGAAGAGATTCCCTATCTGTGGCGTACCATAGCCGGTGGCAACACGTCCGCGGAACTGCCATTCGCTGTTCGGCTTGTAGAGTAGCGCGAACTCTGGAGCGGTGTTTTGAAATCGCCGATCGGCGGTTGTCGGGATGATCGTTGGATTCGGAACCGGCGACGTCCCGTAATCGTAGGCGGAATTGATCCCCTTCAGATGCGTGGTTTCCCACCCGATGCCTGCCACGGCGGTCAACGAGGACGTCAGCATGAGTTCCTCGCGCGCACGAACGCCGTAATTGGTAGTCTCGCTCCAGGTATTGCTCTGCAGCCTGCCCAGCGTGGCGTTGCCGCCCGGCATGACGAATCTCGAGTCGCTCGACGCGGTGAGCGTATTGTAGAAGGCACCGAAATAGGTGGTGGACTCCAAACCGAAAATTTCACCGCGTTTGGTGACGTCGCTCATGTAGTTGTACGACGGAAAGTCGCCGATCGCGCTGGTAGCTCCGGTCGGCTGACTGATGTTGCGGTCGTCGAACACGAACTGGTTGCGCCAGGTCGTCGTATTATCGAAATCATGCTCCCATCGCCCGCCGACGATCGTTCGCCTGTCATCGCGGCCAAGTCCCGCCTGAGTAGCGGTGTGGGGTGTCGTTAAGCCATTAAAGCCATTGTTGAACAATGGCACCACCGGGCAGCCGGGCGCGGCGTTCGTGCCCGTCGTGCAGCCCTGCTGAAACGGATTTTGATAATACTGGCTGAGCGTCTGGCGGAGCGGCAGCCTTGTATCGAGATTGTTGTTAATGAACTTGACGGTGAAGCGATCGTCGGGCGTCGCCTGCAACGTGCCGAGAAAATTCACCGTCTGGGTATTGAACCAGCTATTGCCGATAAACCCGTCACCACGCGCGTCGCTGGCGAACAGCGAGCCCTCGAAATTGCCGACCTTCTTACCGTAGGCCAGATAATTGTTGAGATAGCCAAAACTGCCGCCATCAACGCCGTATTCGGCGCCGTCGATCGTGCCGCCCGGGCGGGTGCGGAAATTGAGCGCGCCGCCGGTCGCGTAATTGCCATAGAGCGCCGACGACGGCCCCCGGATCACGTCGATCGCGCCATAGGCCTTGGGGTCGATCAGGTCGCTGCGGGAAAGCCCGTCCGGCTGCGTGACCGGGAAACCGTCATCGAAGATCACGAGATTGCGGATGCCGAAGCCGTTTCGCGCATTGGAGCCGCGGATCGAGATGCCGATATCGCGCGGCCCGTTGCCCTGCTTCACCGAGATGCCGGGGCTCTCGCGCAGCACGTCGGCCACGGTAACCGCCGGCCGGTTGTCAAACTGGCTGCGATCGATGGTCGACTCGGTCTGGCCGGTTGGCGCCTGGTAAAGCAGCGCCCGCGCCACGCGCGGGGTGATGCCCGCGGTTAGCGACGCCGCAGGCGTTGGGTTGGCCGAAGGCGGCCTCGCCTGGGTCCGGGCGGATGAGCGAACGGCCGGCTTGCGGGCCGCAGGTCTGGCGGTCGTTGCGCGCGGCGCGTCGACGGTCACTGCCGGCAGCGCCGTCTGGGCCTCGGCGATCGACGGCGTGAGGGATAACGCACTGCCAAGCACAAGCAGGCTCGCGCTACCCAAGGCACGATGGGAGTACATAAGACATTCCTGACGCCAGCTCTTTGGCCGGCATGATTGACTGCACCAACCGCCACGGCTGGCGCCGCACCGATCGTTCGGGTGTTTAAGTCGTCAGGAAATGAAGGGAGGCGCGCGCGCCTGCGCGTGCGAACCGGCACGAGCGTTCGTCAGCCGGAAGGCAAAATCGAACCAGGCCACCTGCTCGGCAACCCGCTCGACGGCGATCGCCGCGGTCTGCGGCACATCGACCGGCGCGCCGGTCTGCAGCACGCTGCAAACCGAACAGCATCCGTCATGAGCGCGGTGGTTGGCCTGATCGGTCTGCCCTGCACCGGGCGCACCATTGCCGTGGCAGATGACGGCGCTCGCGAGCGGATCGGAGGCCGCGATGCTCGCCGCCCAGCATGCGCCGATGGGTGCAAAAATCTGCACCACCAGGGCAATCAGGACGATTGGCAGAAAATTCTTCAGCCGCCGGCGCATCGCAATCCCATCCGCTTCAGACCTTAATCACCATGAGAGTCTGAAGTCGAGATCAGGTTCCCGGAACTATGTTGCAGCTTCAAGGAGTAAACTTGTCGAAAAGCGATGCATTTTGCGCCGCGGGCAAGGCGCCCTACCCCGATACCAAGCCTCGGGCGAATTGCAGCTAAATCCACAACCATCAGTAGCAAATTCGCAATCATTTCGCAGAGTGCTGGAATTTTGAACAAACGTTGCCGAAAATGGTGACAAGACGAAAAAGATGGTCTACCAATTCGGGCTCAGGCTGGCCGAGAGGCTCAAGCTTGGTGGTCCAAGTCTCGGGAGGAGCCCTGACGCGCACAAGCAGCGTCGCCTCGACAATCAAGAGCAAATCTAAATTTTCGGGGAAATTAAGGGTCGACACAATTTTGAGCAGGGCTTGGCGCCCTGCTCTTTTTTTTCGAAAACATCTTTTTTTCGAGAACATCTTTTTTCGAGACGATCGCAAGCGACAATGACGGCATCGTCAAATCCGATCGAGCGAAGTTTTGAATTGGCCGCCGCGGGTTGCGAGGATCTGACGCCGCAGGTCTATCGCCGCCTGTTCGACGCGCATCCCGAAGCGCGGACGATGTTCGGCACCGAGGGCAGCGAACTCGTCAAGGGTTCGATGCTGGCTTTGACGATCGACGCCATTCTGGATTTTGCCGGAGAACGCACCGGCCATTTCCGCCTGATCACATCAGAGGTTTCCTCGCACGACGCCCGCGCGCGATCAGCAAAAGTGGAAGCCGGTTTTGCGTCCGATCGCGCGCTATTCTTTTGAATCGGCGCATGATCTTGTCACCAAACCGCGCACACTTTGGCGGATCATGCGCTGGCACGCCGCGCGAATTGTTCGTCGCGTTCTTCGGCATCATCGCGCAGACGCTGCGCGATGTCATCGGGGCGGACTGGTCCGACGAAATCGACGCGGCGTGGCGAAAATTGCTCGACGAGATCGAGGCGTCGTTGCAGCGCAGTGTGAAAATTACCAGCCCTGACCACGGGTCAATTAGCCACAAAACTCCCCAGACGTCATTGTTGCGGGCCGTCGGTTCAACCGGTGGCGCAAATGCGCCGAGTGTGAAACACTGCCTCGATCCGCGGTGCGTGCAATCGACGCCGTCGGTAAAAAAACAACGACAAACGAGGGAGCGAGCGATGTCAGGGACTGAGAAATCCTCAACGACAAGGCGTAATCTTCTTCAGACAGGGGCGGCTGCCGGCGCGGCAACCGCCCTGCTCGGCGGGTTGGGCATCAACCCGGCTTTGGCGGCAGCCGCACGTTCGGAGAAACCGCTGAAGGCGGCGTTCTCCAATGCGGGCCTGCAGGCGACCTGGTGCGCCCAGGGCAAGCAGGCGGCGGAATGGTGGGGCAAGCTGTTCAACGTCGAAGTCACCTGGTTCGACGGCCAGCTAGACGCGGTCAAGCAGCGCGCCGCGATCGACAACATGGCGTCGCAAAAATGGGATTTCGTCGCCATCCAGGCGTTCGGCATCGGCACGCTGACCCAGCCCGTGCAGAAGATGATCGATGCCGGCATTCCCGTGATCGACATGGACACGCTGATCGCCCCGCTCGACCAGATCAAGGTTCATTCGTTCCTGGCGCCCGACAATGAATTCATGGGCGCTTCGGTGACGCAGGCGCTTTGCAACGCCATGGGCGGCAAGGGCAAGATCATCATGACCCAGGGCGCGCTCGGCCATACCGGCGCCCAGGGCCGCGCCAAGGGTTTCAACACGGTCGTCAAGCAATTCCCGAACATCGAGGTGCTCGACACCCAGCCGGCGGATTGGGACGTCTCGAAGACGGCGCGGCTGTGGGAGACCTATTTGACAAAGCACCCGCAAATCGATGCGGCGTTCTTCCACAATGACGACATGGCGCTGGCCGCCTACAACATCATGAAGGCGCGCAACCGCAGCAACATCCTGATCGGCGGCGTCGACGCCATGCCGCCGGCGATCCAGGCGGTGAGCGAAGGCCGCATGTTCGCGACCGTCCGCAACCCCTCCTGCCGCATCCATGGCGGCGCCATCATCGCCGGCGTTGCCGCGGTGACCGCGGGTGAGAAGAGCGGACAGGGTATTCCGAAGCATGTGATCACGGACGGCCCGGTGGTGACGAAGGCCAACGCGGCCGGCATGCAATGGATGGAGGATCACTTCCTGATCTGATCCAGCATGCCCAGGGGACAACAGCCCATCCTCGAACTGCACGACATCACGAAGGCGTTCGGCGGTGTCGAGGCGCTTCGTGGGGTCGACTTTGCGCTGACCGCCGGCGAGATCCATGGTCTCGTCGGCGAGAACGGTGCGGGGAAAAGCACGCTGATGAAGATCATCGCCGGCGTGCATGCGGATTTTTCAGGCCGGTTGG
This genomic window contains:
- a CDS encoding sialidase family protein, with product MLRMSLLATLALSLCQTAAQAQMSHHQHTSEAACEEAVLRCASKVTPAFAPDGTLWLAWMAGGRISVANSKDQGRSFSTPVQVTREKLNLDWGPDARPQIVVEKNGGIALAFSTFRDKAFNGQVLTTRSTDGGQSFAELRPITASNESQRFVALGLDADGSAFAAWIDKRNRVPAQQSGKKYEGAALFFASSKDGGAVYAEARLASDNTCECCRLGLAFAGPGRPVVVFRNIFEGGVRDHAVMTFADPATPGEVRRVSNDNWQISACPHHGPSLSISPAGTYHVSWYTNGKARKGLFYARSQDEGRTFSDPLPLGRADRNPTRPYVLAGPRGATMVWKEFDGEKTSVNAMTSHDEGKSWSKPVAIATTTDTSDHPLLVSDGQKTYLSWMTKADGYRLLPIGDGS
- a CDS encoding TonB-dependent receptor domain-containing protein, translating into MYSHRALGSASLLVLGSALSLTPSIAEAQTALPAVTVDAPRATTARPAARKPAVRSSARTQARPPSANPTPAASLTAGITPRVARALLYQAPTGQTESTIDRSQFDNRPAVTVADVLRESPGISVKQGNGPRDIGISIRGSNARNGFGIRNLVIFDDGFPVTQPDGLSRSDLIDPKAYGAIDVIRGPSSALYGNYATGGALNFRTRPGGTIDGAEYGVDGGSFGYLNNYLAYGKKVGNFEGSLFASDARGDGFIGNSWFNTQTVNFLGTLQATPDDRFTVKFINNNLDTRLPLRQTLSQYYQNPFQQGCTTGTNAAPGCPVVPLFNNGFNGLTTPHTATQAGLGRDDRRTIVGGRWEHDFDNTTTWRNQFVFDDRNISQPTGATSAIGDFPSYNYMSDVTKRGEIFGLESTTYFGAFYNTLTASSDSRFVMPGGNATLGRLQSNTWSETTNYGVRAREELMLTSSLTAVAGIGWETTHLKGINSAYDYGTSPVPNPTIIPTTADRRFQNTAPEFALLYKPNSEWQFRGRVATGYGTPQIGNLFVLSDGTPGNNTQLQTQKNLGYDLGFDWTPNNALKFSATGFYEFFQNELVTQATPKQGVTYTFNAPRSEHRGVELAADWKFYPGWRFTAAYTYLDQYYTEYAEDLRSQGASGTVFSFNRAGNKIPGISPHELTARLGYEQMWGPLAGLGAFVEVQWKDSFYMDNANLQKAPGYELVNLNVHYKTDLMSDYFKSLNLYFEVRNVFDRTYIASANNLGNSVSAGGLQGLSTTGTIYAGSPRAFFAGMKLAFK
- a CDS encoding DUF2946 domain-containing protein; amino-acid sequence: MRRRLKNFLPIVLIALVVQIFAPIGACWAASIAASDPLASAVICHGNGAPGAGQTDQANHRAHDGCCSVCSVLQTGAPVDVPQTAAIAVERVAEQVAWFDFAFRLTNARAGSHAQARAPPFIS
- a CDS encoding sugar ABC transporter substrate-binding protein, whose protein sequence is MSGTEKSSTTRRNLLQTGAAAGAATALLGGLGINPALAAAARSEKPLKAAFSNAGLQATWCAQGKQAAEWWGKLFNVEVTWFDGQLDAVKQRAAIDNMASQKWDFVAIQAFGIGTLTQPVQKMIDAGIPVIDMDTLIAPLDQIKVHSFLAPDNEFMGASVTQALCNAMGGKGKIIMTQGALGHTGAQGRAKGFNTVVKQFPNIEVLDTQPADWDVSKTARLWETYLTKHPQIDAAFFHNDDMALAAYNIMKARNRSNILIGGVDAMPPAIQAVSEGRMFATVRNPSCRIHGGAIIAGVAAVTAGEKSGQGIPKHVITDGPVVTKANAAGMQWMEDHFLI